A DNA window from Chitinibacter fontanus contains the following coding sequences:
- a CDS encoding GatB/YqeY domain-containing protein, whose protein sequence is MSLKARITADMKTAMKEKQAERLGTIRLLLAAMKQREVDERIELSDTDVAAIVEKMIKQRKDSISQFEAAQRQDLADKEKAELEVLMGYMPQQFSAAEITAFLDEAIATHGNATSSMGKIMADLKPKLAGRADMAEVSKLIKARLA, encoded by the coding sequence ATGAGCTTGAAAGCGCGAATTACCGCTGATATGAAAACAGCAATGAAAGAAAAGCAGGCAGAGCGTTTGGGTACTATTCGTTTATTGTTAGCGGCGATGAAGCAGCGTGAAGTGGATGAGCGCATTGAGCTAAGTGATACCGATGTTGCCGCGATTGTTGAAAAAATGATCAAGCAGCGCAAAGACAGTATTTCGCAATTTGAAGCTGCTCAGCGTCAAGATTTGGCTGATAAAGAAAAGGCAGAGCTTGAAGTGTTGATGGGCTATATGCCGCAGCAGTTTTCGGCTGCAGAAATTACCGCATTTTTGGACGAAGCGATTGCGACGCATGGCAACGCTACCTCAAGCATGGGCAAAATCATGGCCGATCTAAAGCCTAAACTGGCTGGTCGTGCCGATATGGCTG
- the tsaD gene encoding tRNA (adenosine(37)-N6)-threonylcarbamoyltransferase complex transferase subunit TsaD: MLVLGIESSCDETGVALYDTELGLLAHQLHTQIAMHSEYGGVVPELASRDHIRRVLPLTTACLTEAQRQLSDIDAIAYTAGPGLAGALLVGASVANAMAFALNKPTIAVHHLEGHLLSPCLADPAPQFPFVALLVSGGHTQLMAVHGVGHYELLGETVDDAAGEAFDKSAKLLGLGYPGGPALSKLADTGDATRFTLPRPMLHSGSLDMSFSGLKTAVLNLVTQQSKEAPLDDATRADICAAFQEAIVEVLVKKSLAALKQTGMQRLVIAGGVGANRQLRAALNDAAKKRKLEVFYPPMALCTDNGAMIAYAGAQRLKFQQSAGSFAIQPRWDLASLERT; this comes from the coding sequence ATGTTGGTTTTGGGGATTGAATCATCTTGCGATGAAACAGGGGTCGCATTATACGACACTGAGCTCGGTTTACTAGCACACCAATTACACACCCAGATCGCCATGCATAGTGAGTACGGCGGCGTCGTCCCCGAGCTTGCCTCGCGCGACCATATTCGTCGCGTGCTCCCACTGACCACAGCATGCCTAACAGAAGCGCAGCGCCAACTATCTGATATCGATGCAATTGCCTACACTGCCGGCCCCGGCCTAGCTGGCGCTCTATTAGTTGGCGCTTCGGTTGCCAATGCCATGGCATTTGCCCTGAATAAACCGACCATTGCGGTTCATCATCTAGAGGGGCATTTGCTTTCCCCTTGCCTTGCCGATCCTGCACCACAATTTCCATTTGTGGCGCTACTGGTTTCAGGCGGCCACACCCAACTCATGGCAGTTCACGGCGTTGGCCACTATGAATTACTTGGCGAAACAGTCGATGATGCGGCAGGCGAAGCATTCGACAAATCAGCCAAACTATTGGGTTTGGGATACCCTGGTGGGCCTGCCTTATCTAAATTGGCTGATACGGGCGATGCGACTCGATTCACGTTACCGCGACCCATGCTGCACTCTGGCTCACTGGATATGAGCTTCTCAGGACTTAAAACCGCCGTACTCAATTTAGTTACCCAGCAAAGCAAAGAAGCCCCGCTTGACGACGCCACCCGCGCCGACATTTGCGCTGCTTTTCAAGAAGCCATCGTTGAAGTATTGGTCAAAAAATCACTGGCGGCACTCAAGCAAACTGGTATGCAACGCCTAGTCATCGCTGGTGGTGTAGGCGCCAATCGCCAATTGCGCGCTGCGCTGAACGACGCCGCGAAGAAACGAAAACTGGAAGTCTTTTACCCCCCCATGGCCTTGTGCACCGACAATGGCGCAATGATTGCCTACGCTGGGGCGCAGCGCCTGAAATTTCAGCAAAGCGCGGGCTCATTTGCTATCCAGCCACGCTGGGACCTAGCCAGCTTGGAACGCACTTAA
- a CDS encoding MgtC/SapB family protein — MPLIVSSWSAFWSSAEVHANLLIVCTLLGALALGLLLGYERSYHGRAAGMRTYALVCMASSAAVIVAGFPNQWYGGYLSNQQIAAAVLSGDPTRVIQGVLTGVGFLCAGVIMKEGMNISGLTTAASIWVASVIGILIGVGFYLSAIVLSVLSASLMMWGARLEGYLPSRPAIGVRLRFRNGHPSSEQVLRSFVHTHGYDLASGTVTIDLQQGRQEWHFVCVAHDKRAGSPLGQLAEVLARLDGLEDYQLTHARN; from the coding sequence ATGCCACTGATTGTTTCTAGTTGGTCGGCTTTTTGGTCTTCGGCCGAAGTTCATGCCAATTTGCTGATTGTTTGTACTTTACTCGGAGCGCTGGCGCTGGGCTTGTTACTTGGGTATGAGCGCAGCTACCACGGGCGTGCCGCTGGGATGCGGACTTATGCTTTGGTTTGCATGGCAAGCTCGGCGGCGGTTATCGTCGCAGGTTTTCCCAATCAGTGGTATGGCGGTTATTTGTCCAATCAGCAGATCGCAGCTGCCGTATTGAGTGGCGATCCTACGCGTGTCATTCAGGGGGTATTAACTGGGGTGGGTTTTTTGTGCGCTGGTGTGATTATGAAGGAAGGGATGAATATCAGCGGCTTGACTACGGCGGCATCGATTTGGGTGGCATCGGTGATTGGCATTTTAATCGGTGTCGGGTTTTATTTGTCGGCGATCGTGCTGTCGGTGCTGTCAGCTAGCTTGATGATGTGGGGCGCTCGTTTGGAAGGCTATTTGCCTTCACGGCCAGCCATTGGCGTGCGTTTACGCTTTCGCAATGGGCACCCGTCGTCCGAGCAGGTGCTTCGGAGTTTTGTGCATACCCATGGCTACGATTTGGCGAGTGGTACGGTCACCATCGATTTGCAGCAAGGGCGACAAGAATGGCATTTTGTCTGCGTAGCGCATGATAAACGCGCAGGCTCGCCATTGGGGCAGTTGGCGGAAGTGTTGGCTCGTTTGGATGGCTTGGAAGATTATCAGCTGACCCATGCTAGAAACTAG
- a CDS encoding fumarylacetoacetate hydrolase family protein, giving the protein MAIINVGAQQYTVNNIFCVARNYVAHAQEMGSHIADEPMIFIKPNSAVLQSGQAIALPAWSSEVHHELELVALIGQGGKDIAEADALRHVAGYGLGLDLTARDVQAAAKKAGNPWTLAKGFDGAAVLTQFVVADAIDPTQQHFTLQINQQLRQSAQTQDMAFPVAKLIAWLSSKFTLQPGDLIYTGTPEGVGPIVAGDELCLEWPGVLCEKFTVCAAS; this is encoded by the coding sequence GTGGCTATTATTAATGTTGGTGCGCAGCAATATACCGTGAATAATATTTTTTGCGTTGCGCGTAATTATGTCGCGCATGCACAGGAAATGGGTTCGCACATTGCAGATGAACCCATGATTTTCATTAAGCCCAATTCGGCGGTGCTGCAAAGTGGACAAGCGATTGCGCTGCCCGCTTGGTCGAGCGAGGTGCATCATGAGCTGGAATTGGTGGCGCTGATTGGTCAGGGTGGTAAAGATATCGCTGAAGCTGATGCTTTGCGCCATGTGGCAGGATATGGCTTGGGTTTGGATTTAACGGCCCGTGATGTGCAGGCTGCGGCGAAAAAGGCGGGTAATCCTTGGACTCTGGCTAAGGGTTTTGATGGTGCAGCGGTATTAACGCAGTTTGTGGTGGCTGATGCGATTGATCCCACTCAGCAGCACTTTACTTTGCAGATTAACCAGCAGCTACGACAGTCGGCACAAACTCAGGATATGGCATTTCCGGTTGCTAAGCTGATCGCGTGGCTGTCGAGTAAATTTACCCTGCAGCCTGGTGATTTGATTTATACCGGCACGCCTGAAGGGGTGGGCCCTATCGTGGCGGGGGACGAGTTGTGCCTAGAGTGGCCAGGCGTTTTGTGTGAAAAATTCACGGTTTGCGCAGCGTCGTAA
- the rpsU gene encoding 30S ribosomal protein S21: MPSVRVKENEPFEVAMRRFKRSVEKTGLLTELRAREFYEKPTAERKRKLAAAVKRQHKRLRSQQLPAKLY; this comes from the coding sequence ATGCCTTCAGTTCGCGTTAAAGAAAACGAACCATTCGAAGTAGCAATGCGCCGCTTCAAGCGTTCTGTTGAAAAAACTGGCCTGCTCACCGAACTTCGTGCTCGCGAGTTCTACGAGAAGCCAACTGCTGAACGTAAACGTAAATTGGCTGCTGCTGTTAAGCGTCAACACAAACGTCTGCGTAGCCAGCAATTGCCAGCTAAACTCTACTAA